One window of Thermus albus genomic DNA carries:
- the glcF gene encoding glycolate oxidase subunit GlcF, with product MQHRIPVETLGKEGEVMAHAIEACVHCGFCLPTCPTYLVLGEEMDSPRGRIFLMKEVLEGNLPLEETLPYLDRCLACQACVTACPSGVPYGELIATFRLHTEGKRHRYPLEQVYRQTLLRLLPYPERFRPLAQLGSRLKPLLQPLPLPKALKAPIALLPDHLPKEDPYQEVYPAKGVTKARVGLLLGCAQQVLRPSINRATIRVLQENGVEVVAVREQVCCGALNLHAGDKEGAKALARQNLKAFRNVDYVVTNAAGCGSGMKEYPLLFLEEPEEEEARALAAKVKDLTVILEEVGFTPPPPPKPPLRVAYHDACHLAHAQGVREPPRKILRASQLEVLEPKEWEICCGSAGTYNLFQPEIAEVLGRRKAENLRATEPHLVVTGNIGCLTQIQAYLEKGIPILHTAELLEMLYLGQDPREKGATLAS from the coding sequence ATGCAGCACCGCATCCCCGTGGAAACCTTGGGCAAGGAAGGAGAGGTGATGGCCCACGCCATAGAGGCCTGCGTCCACTGCGGCTTCTGCCTCCCCACCTGCCCCACCTACCTGGTCCTGGGAGAGGAAATGGACTCCCCTAGGGGCCGCATCTTCCTCATGAAGGAGGTCCTCGAGGGGAACCTTCCCCTGGAGGAAACCCTCCCCTATCTGGACCGGTGCTTGGCCTGCCAAGCCTGCGTCACCGCCTGCCCCAGCGGGGTCCCCTATGGGGAACTCATCGCCACGTTTCGCCTTCACACGGAGGGGAAACGCCACCGCTACCCCCTGGAGCAGGTATACCGCCAAACCCTCCTCCGCCTCCTCCCCTACCCGGAGCGCTTTCGGCCCCTAGCCCAGCTGGGAAGCCGGTTGAAACCCCTCCTCCAACCCCTCCCCCTGCCCAAGGCCTTAAAGGCCCCCATCGCCCTCCTTCCCGACCACCTGCCCAAGGAGGATCCCTACCAGGAGGTCTACCCCGCCAAGGGGGTGACGAAAGCCCGGGTGGGCCTCCTTTTGGGCTGTGCCCAGCAGGTCTTAAGGCCCTCCATCAACCGGGCCACCATCCGGGTCCTGCAGGAAAACGGGGTGGAGGTGGTGGCCGTGAGGGAGCAGGTCTGTTGCGGGGCGCTAAACCTCCACGCCGGGGACAAGGAAGGGGCCAAGGCCCTAGCCCGGCAAAACCTAAAGGCCTTCCGGAACGTGGACTACGTGGTCACCAACGCCGCCGGCTGTGGCTCGGGGATGAAGGAGTATCCCCTCCTTTTCCTGGAGGAACCGGAAGAGGAGGAGGCCCGGGCCCTGGCCGCCAAGGTGAAGGACCTCACCGTCATCCTGGAAGAGGTGGGCTTCACCCCTCCACCTCCCCCAAAGCCACCCTTGCGGGTGGCCTACCACGATGCCTGCCACCTGGCCCACGCCCAAGGGGTGCGGGAACCGCCCAGGAAGATCCTCAGGGCCTCCCAACTGGAGGTGCTGGAACCCAAGGAGTGGGAGATCTGCTGCGGCAGCGCCGGCACCTACAACCTGTTCCAGCCGGAAATCGCCGAGGTTCTGGGCCGAAGGAAAGCGGAGAACCTGAGGGCCACGGAGCCCCACCTGGTGGTAACCGGCAACATCGGCTGCCTCACCCAGATCCAGGCCTATCTGGAAAAAGGTATCCCCATCCTGCACACCGCAGAACTCCTGGAGATGCTCTATCTGGGCCAGGACCCCAGGGAAAAGGGTGCCACACTGGCCTCCTAG
- a CDS encoding FAD-binding protein translates to MPEIFASSLEEVREAVRTHPRLRPKGGGSKPALSSPQEGETLLNLSGLKGILEYAPEEFVFTAYAGTPLKEIEATLRTHGQYLPFHPPLVEQGATLGGTVAAGLSGPMRERFGGLRDFILGVRFVDGEGRVVRGGGKVVKNAAGFPFHRLMVGSLGAFGVMVELSFKVFPYPRATRTLRVGFSKPEEALAALEGLRTLPLDLLALDLVPPTTLEMRIGGFPESLGRRLKRLQDVLKREGEVLAEDEAHWERVRDLAFLQESPIWVKVPSRLDLIPTLESLPLGPRRYMAGGDLLYAGLEPHGLKALRDGGIPHLVLRGAQEVLFPSPPEAFFAPIKRALDPKGRFPLG, encoded by the coding sequence ATGCCTGAGATTTTCGCCTCTTCCCTGGAAGAAGTGCGGGAAGCCGTGCGCACCCACCCCCGCCTGCGCCCCAAGGGAGGCGGGAGCAAACCGGCCCTTTCCAGCCCCCAGGAAGGGGAAACCCTCCTCAACCTCTCGGGCCTAAAGGGCATCCTGGAGTACGCCCCGGAGGAGTTCGTCTTCACCGCCTACGCCGGTACCCCCTTGAAGGAGATTGAGGCCACCTTGCGGACCCACGGCCAGTACCTGCCCTTCCACCCCCCCCTGGTAGAACAGGGGGCCACCCTGGGCGGCACGGTGGCGGCGGGGCTTTCTGGCCCCATGCGGGAGCGGTTTGGGGGCCTCAGGGACTTCATCCTGGGGGTGCGCTTCGTGGACGGGGAGGGAAGGGTGGTGCGGGGAGGGGGCAAGGTGGTGAAAAACGCTGCCGGCTTCCCCTTCCACCGCCTTATGGTGGGTTCCCTAGGCGCTTTTGGCGTTATGGTGGAGCTTTCCTTTAAGGTCTTCCCCTACCCCCGGGCCACCCGAACCCTGAGGGTGGGCTTTTCCAAACCGGAGGAAGCCCTGGCCGCCCTGGAGGGCCTAAGAACCCTGCCCCTGGACCTTTTGGCCTTGGACCTCGTGCCCCCGACTACCCTGGAGATGCGGATAGGGGGCTTTCCCGAGAGTTTGGGAAGAAGGCTAAAGCGGCTGCAGGACGTGCTGAAAAGGGAAGGCGAGGTGCTGGCGGAGGACGAGGCCCACTGGGAAAGGGTGCGGGACCTGGCCTTCCTCCAGGAAAGCCCCATCTGGGTAAAGGTACCCTCCCGGCTGGATCTCATCCCCACGTTGGAAAGCCTGCCCTTAGGGCCCCGGCGCTACATGGCCGGGGGAGACCTTCTCTATGCCGGTTTGGAACCCCATGGCCTAAAGGCCTTACGGGATGGGGGAATCCCCCATCTGGTCCTAAGGGGGGCTCAGGAGGTCCTTTTCCCCTCGCCGCCGGAAGCCTTCTTCGCCCCCATCAAGAGGGCCCTAGACCCCAAGGGCCGGTTTCCCTTAGGGTAG